In Brachypodium distachyon strain Bd21 chromosome 2, Brachypodium_distachyon_v3.0, whole genome shotgun sequence, one genomic interval encodes:
- the LOC104582536 gene encoding beta-glucosidase 20 isoform X2 yields the protein MRNCESPVRSAKPGPAQDLGWALRWESKEVNCAYGLCHRPYEFCNTGDDPVDGDVAADGYPKYKEDIKLMTETGLAAYRFSISWSRLIPYGRREVNPKGLEYYNDLINELLDHVCFEQGLRPLNF from the exons ATGCGCAACTGTGAATCCCCTGTGCGATCTGCCAAACCCGGACCGGCCCAGGATTTGGGTTGGGCTTTACGATGGGAATCGAAAGAGGTCAATTGTGCATATGGACTGTGCCACCGCCCTTATGAGTTCTGCAATACAGGTGATGATCCTGTAGATGGTGATGTGGCAGCTGACGGCTACCCCAAGTACAAG GAGGATATCAAATTAATGACAGAGACTGGGCTGGCTGCTTATAGGTTCTCTATCTCTTGGTCAAGGCTTATTCCTT ATGGCAGAAGAGAAGTCAATCCAAAAGGATTAGAGTACTACAATGATCTCATCAATGAACTCCTTGATCATG TATGTTTTGAGCAGGGCCTTAGACCCTTGAATTTCTAG
- the LOC104582536 gene encoding beta-glucosidase 20 isoform X3: MRNCESPVRSAKPGPAQDLGWALRWESKEVNCAYGLCHRPYEFCNTGDDPVDGDVAADGYPKYKEDIKLMTETGLAAYRFSISWSRLIPYGRREVNPKGLEYYNDLINELLDHGP; the protein is encoded by the exons ATGCGCAACTGTGAATCCCCTGTGCGATCTGCCAAACCCGGACCGGCCCAGGATTTGGGTTGGGCTTTACGATGGGAATCGAAAGAGGTCAATTGTGCATATGGACTGTGCCACCGCCCTTATGAGTTCTGCAATACAGGTGATGATCCTGTAGATGGTGATGTGGCAGCTGACGGCTACCCCAAGTACAAG GAGGATATCAAATTAATGACAGAGACTGGGCTGGCTGCTTATAGGTTCTCTATCTCTTGGTCAAGGCTTATTCCTT ATGGCAGAAGAGAAGTCAATCCAAAAGGATTAGAGTACTACAATGATCTCATCAATGAACTCCTTGATCATG GGCCTTAG
- the LOC104582536 gene encoding hydroxyisourate hydrolase isoform X1: MRNCESPVRSAKPGPAQDLGWALRWESKEVNCAYGLCHRPYEFCNTGDDPVDGDVAADGYPKYKEDIKLMTETGLAAYRFSISWSRLIPYGRREVNPKGLEYYNDLINELLDHGIQPHVTILQYDLPQILEDEYDGWLSPQIMYAS; the protein is encoded by the exons ATGCGCAACTGTGAATCCCCTGTGCGATCTGCCAAACCCGGACCGGCCCAGGATTTGGGTTGGGCTTTACGATGGGAATCGAAAGAGGTCAATTGTGCATATGGACTGTGCCACCGCCCTTATGAGTTCTGCAATACAGGTGATGATCCTGTAGATGGTGATGTGGCAGCTGACGGCTACCCCAAGTACAAG GAGGATATCAAATTAATGACAGAGACTGGGCTGGCTGCTTATAGGTTCTCTATCTCTTGGTCAAGGCTTATTCCTT ATGGCAGAAGAGAAGTCAATCCAAAAGGATTAGAGTACTACAATGATCTCATCAATGAACTCCTTGATCATG GAATCCAACCACATGTTACCATTTTACAGTATGATCTTCCTCAAATCCTTGAAGATGAATATGATGGATGGTTGAGTCCTCAAATCATGTATGCATCTTAG